GGCCGGACCCGCGGGAGCTGCATGGTCTGCGCGAGCCGCTCGCGCTCGTGGCGCATCTCGTCCTGCAGCTGGCCCACCGTCAGCGCTCCTGCTCCCGCATCCGCATGTCGAGGTCTTCGTTCCGAGTAGTGCCCCCACATGCCGAGGACCACCACGGTGACCGCCAGGGCGACGGCGAACACGATCGCCGGTAACGGACTACTCATTGCCTGCACTCCCCTCGATCACGGCGGTTTCCGAGGGGGCGAGCTCTTCCGTTGGGAACGCCGCCGCGTGCTCCCGCAGAGCCGCAGCGAGCTGGTCGAGCCGCTCGGCCGTGGCTCGGCACTGCTCGGCGGTGCAGGTCTGCCCGCCGATAGCTAGGGACATCGCCTGCAGGTGCCACTGCTCGTGCGCGACGAGCACGCCCAGCCGCACGTTCGGGGGTGTCGCACTCATTACCGCCCCACCTCCCGCAGCGCCGCGTCGAGCACGTCCCGCAGCTCCCGCGCCTGGGCGACCGTCCACGTGGTGCGGTTCCAGGTCGCTGGCGTGGTGATCCGAATCTGTCCGTCCACCTGCGACACCCGGAGCGACACCGCCCCGCCCTCGGAATCGCACGGCACCTTCACGCCAGGGCCGGACAGGGCATATCTATGTGGCATTCGGTAGCCTCCTTGCGACGGTTCGTCGCCGATCGACCGGATAGGAACCACTATGATGGTTCAGATCCACCCGTGCAATACTCCGATCGCGTGATCCAGTAAGCGCGAAGATTGTTCTATGATTGGTTCATGACGGGAACCAGACCGGGAAGCCCGAAAGCGCGCACACTCGGCGCTGAACTGCGGAAGGCGCGTGAATCAACCGGCACCGGAGTGCGCGAACTGGCTCGCAGGCTCAATATCGGACACGCGTGGATCACCCGCACCGAGACCGGCGTCCGTGCAGCAACCCCGGAAGATGTCGCCGGGATTACCGTCGCACTCGGACTGTCGGCGGCGGAGCGGGACCGACTTACCGAGCTGGCACGCGAGAGCGACGGGCCGGACTGGCTCCGCGCCGGAATTCCTGGTGTCCATCAGGAGCTCGTGACGCTAATCGAGTACGAGCGAACCGCTTCGGCGATCACCGAAGTCGCGCCGCTGCTCGTGCCGGGACTGCTCCAGACTGCCGACTACGCCCGAACCGTGATGGCGAGCTCGCACGGGCCGGAGCAAGAAACTCGTATCGCGATGCGATCCAGCCGCCGCGACATCCTCACCAGCCGGCAATCTCCCACGTTCGAGGCGATCCTCATGGAGCGTGCCCTCACCGAGCGCATTGCGGCACCGGAGATCATGGCCGACCAGCTACGCCACCTCGAGAAGCTCGCCGAGCTGCCGAACGTCACGCTGCGGATCATCCCAGCGAATCCGGGCGCGTGGACTTCCGCACACTCCGGGCAGTTCATGCTGATCGAGTTCCCCAAGGCCGCGCCGATCGTCCACCTCGAACACCTCGGCTCAGCCGCATTCCTCACAGCTCCCCACGCCGTAGACATCTACAAGGAAGCCGTAGGTAACCTGCGCGATGCGGCAATGACCCCGGAACAGGCAACGGAGTTCATCGCCGCACGCGCAAACGAACACGAGGAGAGCATACCGTGACACAACAGCCCGCAGGGTGGCGGAAGTCCACTCGCTCCAGCAACAATACCGCTTGCGTCGAGGTCGGCCGGATCGGTGACGGTGCCGCGGTGCGCGACACCAAGGACCGCAGCCTCGGCTACTTCACCGCCGACCGGCAACAGTGGCAGGCATTCCTCGACGCGGTGAAGACCGACCGCTTCGACTGAAGCACCAACCACAACGAGCCCCCGGCCCTGAAAGGTCGGGGGCTTGGTGTATGTAAGGGGATGTGCTACGCCCATTCCCCGCAGAGTCGGACTTCGGCAAGTGGGACACCCTCCCCGAGGACCCCTCGGACGACGAGATCGACTACTCGAACGAGGATGTCGTGGACGCGATCCGGCGCCGCGAGCTCCTTAAGGAGCAGTGGCGCGCCGACCTGGACTACCCCAAGGGGAAGTGGACACCGGAGCAGATCGAAGCGCACCCCCAGTGGGCGGAGGCGTGGCGCAACTGGCTCCTACGCCGCTCGTGGCAGGGCGTCAGCTTCGCCAACACGTGCATCCGCGCTTGGTCCCGGAAAGATTGACCGCCCCCGTGTCGACGGGGGCGGCAACCTTATTCCATCTCGCCGCGGCACCGCTCGCACAACGCGGAGTCCCGCTCGGCATCGCGCCCACACATCGAACACGTACCCGCCATGGCGATCACCTCCGGCAGGGCAGTGTGATCGCAGACGACTCCGAGCGGAACCGCCAACCGAGCGACAGCACTACGACGAACGGGGCGTCCGCTCCCACGGCTGGCATCCCTCGGTCCGGAACACCCCGTCGGACGGCTCGATCGTGATCGTCGCCCGACTACGGGTCACGCCCGAGCCGATCACCGTGTCTGCCCGGCCAGTGTCCGCGTGCATCCGCATCCACGAACACAACCCGTCTCCGTTCGCCCCGGCGGTCACGTACCGGCCAGGATCGATCTCAGCGCCGACGCGATACTCACCGGTGCCCGCGATCCCCTCCGCCGGCGGCTCCGCGGTCTCGATGGTCGCCGGAGCCTCCTCGACTCCGCCGGGCGTGCCGCACGACGCGACGGCTAAACCCGACACGGCCGCAACAACGGCCACGAGCGGACGACGCAGCGACCCCCGCGTACGCTCCCGCGGCCTCCACATCAGTCCCCGCACGATCAGGTGCGCACCGAACCACCCGAGCAGCAAAGCAGCCATGATGATCTGCTCGTACTGACGGCCGGTTTCGGTCAAGTTCGTGACTTCGTAGCTGGTCATGGCTCCTCCGAAAGCTTTGTCTTTCGGAGAAGGAGTTGAAAGCGACCGTCTGCACGAATATGCCCGCGATCAGGAACTCCCGGTAGCGCTCCCCGCCCAGACTTCCCCCGAAGACGAAGGCGAACAACAGCACGAACATGATCGGCTGCACCGTGCCTTCGAGCAGCCAGTCCGGGTTGCGCTTTATGTTGATCAGGTTCCGCTTGGCGATCACACCGCTGTCACGCAGACTCGCCGGCATTCTCGGCATGGCTCATCCGTCCCGTTCCGCCGAACGGACCTCGGAAGGGGTCCGGGTGGGGCCGCCGGCCCGTTCCGCTTTCTCGTCCGCCGCGGCCGACTCCCCGGTCAGTGTGAGGAACACGTCGTCCAGGGTGGGACGACTCAGTTCGATGTCGTGCGCTTCCAGCCCCAGCGCGTCCAGTCGGCGCACCGCCTCCATCAACGCCTTGGAGCCCGCGTCCACCGCGACCCGTGCCCGCAGGGCTCGCTCGTCGACCCGGACGGATCCGGTCCCGACCTCCTCCAGAACCGCGGCGACCCGGGGCAGCTCGTGCACCGTGTCGGCCACCATCCCGAGTCGTTCGCCGCCGACCAGTGATTTGAGCTCACCGGAGGTCCCCCGGGCTATGACCCTGCCGTGGTCGATGACGGCGATGTCGTCCGCGAGCGCATCGGCCTCCTCCAGGTACTGGGTGGTCAGCAACACGGTGGTCCCGTCCCGCACGAGTTCCGAGATCACCTGCCAGGTGTCCATGCGTCCTCTGGGATCCAGTCCGGTGGTCGGTTCGTCGAGGATCACGACTGGCGGTTCGGCCA
This genomic stretch from Actinopolyspora halophila DSM 43834 harbors:
- a CDS encoding helix-turn-helix domain-containing protein; its protein translation is MTGTRPGSPKARTLGAELRKARESTGTGVRELARRLNIGHAWITRTETGVRAATPEDVAGITVALGLSAAERDRLTELARESDGPDWLRAGIPGVHQELVTLIEYERTASAITEVAPLLVPGLLQTADYARTVMASSHGPEQETRIAMRSSRRDILTSRQSPTFEAILMERALTERIAAPEIMADQLRHLEKLAELPNVTLRIIPANPGAWTSAHSGQFMLIEFPKAAPIVHLEHLGSAAFLTAPHAVDIYKEAVGNLRDAAMTPEQATEFIAARANEHEESIP
- a CDS encoding DUF397 domain-containing protein; translation: MTQQPAGWRKSTRSSNNTACVEVGRIGDGAAVRDTKDRSLGYFTADRQQWQAFLDAVKTDRFD
- a CDS encoding ATP-binding cassette domain-containing protein yields the protein MAESPAPAVSARALVKNFGPNRALDGLELRAEKGQVLGVLGPNGAGKTTAVRILATLLRPDSGNATVAGHDVRSEPHAVRRSIGLSGQYSAVDQNLTGYENLHMVSRLYGMSRSRAAARARELLDDFQLREAADRPAKGYSGGMRRRLDLAGALVAEPPVVILDEPTTGLDPRGRMDTWQVISELVRDGTTVLLTTQYLEEADALADDIAVIDHGRVIARGTSGELKSLVGGERLGMVADTVHELPRVAAVLEEVGTGSVRVDERALRARVAVDAGSKALMEAVRRLDALGLEAHDIELSRPTLDDVFLTLTGESAAADEKAERAGGPTRTPSEVRSAERDG